The sequence below is a genomic window from Candidatus Acidiferrales bacterium.
TCATGTCGTTGCGTTTCGCTCCAACGGATTTCGCCAACTCTACGAGCGCGTTCGCGCCGAGCGTTTTCTCGAGCGACGAACTCACGCCTTCGGGCGATACTTTGATCGTATAGACGCCTTTCGCGCCGATGGACTTCGCCTGCTCGGTCAAATCGTCAAGCTGCTTGCGCGACCACGCCGCCGCGCCCGGCGCAACGAGCGCGTAAACGTTCCCTTCGATGCCGAACGTGGCGCGCGCAGGCTCGAAAAATCTCGTGACGTTTTGCAATTCCATACCGAAGCGCAAATCGGGCTTGTCCGAGCCGTAGCGCTTGAGCGCGTCCTTGTATTGCATGTGGCGAAATGGCCGCCGCACAGTCACGCCAATCACGCTCATGGCGCGTTCCATCACGCGCTCGATGACCTCGAAAATGTCCTGCTGGCGCGGAAACGACATCTCCAAATCGAGTTGCGTGAATTCCGGCTGGCGGTCGGCGCGCAAGTCCTCGTCGCGGAAGCAGCGCACGATCTGAAAATAGCGGTCCATGCCGCTGATCATCAAAATCTGCTTGAAGATTTGCGGCGACTGAGGCAACGCATAGAACTGGCCGTGATGCACGCGGCTCGGCACCAGATAATCGCGCGCGCCTTCGGGAGTCGAACGCGTGAGCATCGGCGTCTCGATTTCATAGAAGCCAAGCTCGTCAAGCGCCTTGCGAATTTCAAACACAATGCGATGGCGCAGCGCGATATTTCTGTGCGGCTTGCGGCGGCGCAAGTCGATATAGCGATAGCGCAGGCGCGTTTCTTCGCTGGCGGTCGTTTCGTCTTCGATTTGAAATGGCGGCGTCTTGGCGTTGTTCAAAATGCAGACGCGCGTGGCCAGCACTTCCACGTCGCCCGTGGCAATCTCCGGATTCGGCTTCTCCCGCCGATTCACGCGGCCTTCGACAGCGACCACATATTCGGGGCGCACCTCGTCCGCCTTCGTATGCGCCTCGGGATATTTGTCGCGATTGCACACCACCTGGCAAATTCCCGCGCGGTCGCGCAGATCGAGGAAAATCAATTGGCCGAGGTCGCGGCGCCGGTGCACCCAGCCCATCAAAATCACGTTGCGGCCCGCGTCGGCCACGCGCAGATCGCCGCAATATCCCGTTCGTTTCAGGTCACCCAGTGAATCGAACAATTCTCATCTCCCGTGTTTCGTAGTTTGGTCTCCTGCGCGAACTCCACAAATGAAACATTCATTTCACTTCGGCCGGAAATAATCCACAAGCGCGTCCTCCGAGATTTTCTCCTGCTTGCCGTCGGAAAGCTGCTTGATGGTAACTGTATCCGACTTGATTTCGTCTTCGCCCAAAATCAGGACGAAGCGCGCGCCGAGTTTATCCGCGCGTTCGAGCGCCTTGCGGAATTTCATTTCTTCGGGCGGCAGTTCCACGGTGTGCTTTTCGCCGCGCAGCACATGCGCGAGCCGTACTGCCGTCGGATAGGCTTTGTCCCCCATCCACGCGATGAAAATATCCAAAGGCCGCGTGGCGTGAATTTTCTTGGCGTCAACAATCGCCTCGATAAAGCGATCTTCGCCGAGCGCGAAGCCGATGCCCTTGATTCCTTTCGGCCCACCGAGCATTTCCACCAGCCCGTCGTAGCGGCCGCCGCCGCAGAGCGCATTTTGCGCGCCGAGAATCGGGCTCGTGATTTCAAACGTCGTGCGCATGTAATAGTCGAGGCCGCGCACGAGGCGCGGCGCTTCCGTGAAATCTACCTCGCGCAGCGTGAGCTCGTGCTTCAGTTTTTCGTAATGCGCGCGGCAGTCGGCGCAAAGATGCTCGGAGATTTTCGGCAACTTTTCAATGATGGGCTGCTCTTCGGACAGCTTCGAATCCATCACGCGCAGCGGATTCGTCTCGACGCGCCTCTGGCTGTCCGCACCAAGCTTGCTAAAAATTTTCGGCTCGCGCAATTCCGCGCGCAGCAGCTCCACATATTTTGGCCGACAGCCCTTTCGTTCTGGTGTATCGGGGCATCCAATCGAATTAATCAGCAGCGTGTACTTCTCGATCTGGCAACGCTCGAGCAGATCCGTCAGCATCTGGATCAACTCCGCGTCAATCGCCGGCGCGTCCGACGTGCCCAGCACTTCCGCGCCAATCTGATAGAACTGCCGGTAACGCCCCTTCTGCGGCCTTTCCCGTCGAAACATCGGCCCCACGTAGTAAAGCTTCTGGTTGCCTGGCAGTGTCTGCATCCCATGCTCGATATACGCCCGGCACACCGACGCCGTCGCCTCCGGCCGCAAAGCGAATGAATATTGGAACTGTTCCAGAGCTCGCTCCGAAGGAGAAAGACTCTGAACGTTTTCCGCTGCGTTATTATGTTTGTTCATCCCAAGCGCGAAATCCATCGGCACAGGGAATATATACATTTCCTTATTGACCACATCCGTTTCCGCGCCAATCGAGCGTGCAAACAGTTCCGTCTCCTCGAAAATCGGCGTGCGAATCTCGGCGTAGTTATACGACTCCATCACGCTGCGCGCAGTTTTCTCGAACCAATTCCACAGCGCGGTGTCAGGAGGCAAAATATCGCGCGTGCCTTTGATGGCGCGGAATTTACGACGCTCTGTTTCGGTTCTTGACGCTTCGCTCACTTCTTTGCCTCAGCGCGATACGTTTCTTTATACTCGACGTACCGCTGCGCGTAATTATCGATGGACGCCTGATCCTCCGCGGTCAGCGCGCGCCGCAACTTCCCCGGATGGCCCATGTAGAGGCTCCCCGGCGGCACGACTGCGCCTTCGGTGACAAGCGTCCCGGCAGCGATCATCGAGCCTGCGCCGATTTTTGCGCCGTTTAAAATGATCGAGCCCATGCCGATCAGGCAGCGCGACTCAATCGTGCAGCCGTGCAACAAAACGCCGTGGCCGACCGTGACATTGTCGCCCAAAACGAGCGGATGCTGGTCGCGCATCACGTGCAGCACCGAGCCGTCCTGAATATTCGTGCGCGCGCCGATGCGGATGTAGTGCACGTCGCCGCGAATCACCACGCCGGGCCACACGCTGGAATGTTCGCCGATCTGCACGTCGCCGATAACTACGGCGGATTCATCAATATACGCAGAGGCGGCGATCTGCGGCGTGCGTCCGCGATAGCGGCGTATCAATTCGCTTCTCCAATGGGCATTTTGCGCCGGCGACCGATAAACAGCGAAAGTAACATACGCGCCGGAGGCTGACAAGGCGGCCGCGCGATCCGAAGCAAGCGCTCAGAAGACATTCCGTGACGGGCTTCGAAACCTCGTCGATCTCTCAGAGGATTTGCACGACGGGCGCGCTGGCGGCGCGACTGATTCCGTCGACGCGCGCGGCGACATTGCGCGCCACCGCGTAGACGCTTTTCGCTCCGGGCGAATCCGGTCCCTCGGCCGCGACGGGCTTGCCTGTGTCGCCGCCGATGCGAATCTGCGGATCGATTTCAATCTCGCCGAGAAATGGCACGCCGAACATTTTCGCCAAGCGCTCGCCTTCGCCATGGCCGAAGACGTCGATGCGCTCGCTGCAATGCGGGCAGGAAAAATAGCTCATGTTTTCGACGACGCCGAGAATTTCGACACTCACCTGGCGGAACATTTCGATGGCTTTGCGCACGTCGGCGAGCGCAACGATGGACGGCGTGGTGACGAGCACGGCGCCGGAAAGCACCACTGACTGTACGAGCGAAAGCTGCACGTCGCCCGTACCCGGCGGCAAATCGACAATCAGATAATCCAGCTCGCCCCACTGCACGCTGCGCAGGAATTGTTGCATCACGCCGTGCAGCATCGGGCCGCGCCAAATCAGCGGGCGGTCGCCGGGATTGAGCAGGCCCATGGAAATCATTTTCACGCCATAGGCTTCGACGGGAATGATGATGTTTTCCGCGGGAGCGTGCGGCTGTTCGGTCGTCCCGAGCATCACGGGAACGTTCGGGCCATATACGTCGGCGTCGAGCAGGCCGACCTTCGAACCCAGCCTTTGCAGCGCGATGGCGAGATTCACCGCGACGGTCGTCTTGCCTACGCCGCCTTTGCCGCTCGCCACGGCGATCAGATTTTTCACGCCGCGGATCGGCTCTTTTTCCGGCATGCGGCGCGCGCCCGGGCCAGCGGCATCGAATTTCAAATCAAACGAGCGCACGCCCTGCAGACGGCCAATCGCTGCGCGAATATTGCGTTCGAGCGCGTCGCGATACGCAGGTTCGGTGCGCAGCATGGAGACAACGAGCGAAATATCGCCTTCGCGCACAACGAGGCTGCGCACAAGGTTCAGCGAAAGTATGCCGCGATGATGTTCCGGGTCTTCGGCCGTTCGCAGCGCGTCGTAAACCACGCCTTCCGTCAACGGATTCCCAGCCATTCAGAGCCTCTTTCTGTGCCGAAATCTCACAACTTGCAAGCATCTCATCATAGGACGCCCGTGCGGCCAGAGCAACTCGCGAGTGCGCCGCACTTTGCGCCGAACGCGCCGAACAGGATAGAATGGAATATGTGAGTGCATGCGACGTTGAGGGCATCGTCGGAATGAAGAAGCACTCGCGAGCTTCGCTGCTCCCTGAACCTCCCAAAGAGGGCTTTGTGACGCTTGCCAGAGGGCAAGCATCCAACGGAAAAGCATGGATGCCGATCGGTTTGTAGAAAATATAATTGCGTTCTTCGTCGGGACGAAGCACGAGCGCGACATCGAGAAGATTCAGCCGCTCGTTGCCGCTATCAACGCGCTCGAACCCGAAATGGAGAAGCTCGCCGACGAGGATTTCCGCGCGAAGACTGCCGAGCTGAAACTGAAGGTTACTTCGAAGCTGGAAGGCGTCGAGGTTCGCGATGTGGAATATCGCGCCAAGGCGCAGGCAGCTCTGGCCGAAGTTCTTGTTCCCGCCTTTGCTCTGGCGCGCGAAGCCGGACGCCGCAAGCTCGGCATGCGGCACTTTGACGTGCAGCTGATCGGCGGCATGGTCCTCAACGAAGGCAAAATCGCGGAGATGAAAACCGGCGAAGGCAAGACGCTGGTCGCGACTCTGCCGGCATATCTGAACGCGCTGACCGGCCGCGGCGTGCATATCGTCACCGTGAACGATTATCTGGCCCGACGCGACGCGGAATGGATGAGCCCGATTTACAGGACACTCGGCCTCACAGTCGGCGTGATCGTCCACGATCTCGACGATGTCCAGCGCCGCGCTGCATACGCAGCGGACATCACCTACGGCACGAACAACGAATTCGGCTTCGATTACCTGCGCGACAACATGAAGTACGATTTGGCCGATTGCGTCCAGCGTGGCCACAATTTCGCCATCGTCGACGAAGTGGACTCCATCCTGATCGACGAAGCGCGCACACCGCTGATCATTTCCGGCCCCGCCGAAGAATCGACCGACAAGTATTACAAGATAGACAAAATCATTCCCAAACTCATCAAGGACATTGACTACACGCTCGACGAAAAGCACAAGACCGCGACGCTGACCGAAGAAGGGGTGGCCAAGTGCGAACGGCTGCTGGCTCTGCCGAATATGTACGATCCGCAGAACCTCGAGACCATTCATCACGTGTATCAAGGGCTGCGCGCGCACTCGCTTTTCACGCGCGACGTGGATTACGTGGTGAAGGAAGGCGAAGTCGTCATCGTCGATGAATTCACCGGGCGGCAGATGCCTGGCCGCCGCTGGTCCGACGGCTTGCACCAGGCCATCGAAGCGAAGGAAGGTGTGAAAATCGAGCGCGAAAATCAGACGCTCGCCACTGTCACGTTCCAGAATTATTTTCGCATGTACAAAAAGCTTTCCGGCATGACCGGAACCGCGGAGACGGAAGCAAAAGAGTTCGGCAAGATTTACGGTCTCGACGTCGTCGTTATCCCTACGAACCGCGAGCTGATTCGCATCGAAAATCCCGACGTCGTGTACCGCACGGAAGCGGAAAAACTCCACGCTATCGTGAATGGCATCATTCAGGAAGACGGCACATTCGCCGCCGGCGTGAAGCAATTGCACGAAAGCGGCCAGCCGGTGCTGATCGGCAGCATCTCCATCGAAAAATCCGAGAAGATTGCAGAAGAGCTGCGGCAAGCAGGCATTCCGCATCAAGTCCTGAACGCCAAGCAGCACGAGCGCGAAGGAAGAATCGTCTCGCAAGCCGGACGCAAAGGCGCAGTGACCGTTTCCACGAACATGGCCGGCCGCGGAACCGACATCCTGCTTGGCGGTAATCCCGACGCCATGACGCGCGAGTACTGCCTGAAAAACAAGCTCGCGATCCCCTACGCTCCCGCAGGGTCCGTGATTGGAAATGGAAATGGCAACGACGAGCATCCCACAGCGGAAACTGCTCTGAGCGAAACATCGCAAGAAGCCGCCGCGAGCGGAAACGGCGCGGGGAATGTACCCATGGTTCTTTTCCAGCAGGAAGGCAAAATTTTCCAGGTTCCAGTCGAACAATGGAAGCCGATTTATGACCAGTACGCCGGCCAGTGCAAAGCGGAGCACGACGACGTTGTCGCTCTGGGCGGTCTGCACATTCTCGGGACGGAGCGCCACGAGGCGCGGCGCATTGACAACCAGTTGCGTGGCCGCGCGGGACGACAGGGCGACCCCGGCTCATCGCGGTTTTTCCTTTCGCTGGAAGACGATCTGCTGCGTATTTTCGGCGGCGAGCGCGTCCAGAAGTTCATGTACATGCTCGGAATGAAAGAAGGCATTCCCATCGAGTCGCGTCTGATCTCGAAGCGCATCGAAAACGCACAAAAAGCCGTCGAAGCACAGAACTTCGAGGCGCGCAAACACCTGCTCGAATACGACGACGTGATGAACAAGCAGCGCGAGACGATTTACTCCATTCGCCGCGCGGTGCTGGAAGGCAAGGACCAAAAACAAGACATTCTTGCGCTGACCGAATCCTTGATGACAGATTTGGTAGACACCTATTGCCCGCGCGAGCAGCACCCCGATCAGTGGAATCTGACTCAGCTCTCCGGCGAGATTCTCAAGCAATTCGGCCTCGATATGAAGGCGCAGGGCGTTGATCCGATGGCCATGAATCACGACCAGCTCCTCGACGCGCTGGTCGAAAAAGCCAAATTGCGCTACGAGGAAAAAGAGAAACAATTCGGCCCGCAGATGATTCGCTGGCTCGAGCGCCATATCACGCTCGATATCGTTGACGCGCAATGGAAAGACCACTTGCTCACTCTCGACCACTTGAAGGAAGGCATCGGCCTGCGCGGCTATGGCCAGGTGGACCCGCTCGTCGAATTCAAAAAAGAAGGCTTCACGCTTTTCGAAGCCATGATGGACCGCATCGATACGGAAGTCGTGCGCTTCCTCTACTTGATGCAGCCCGCGCGGCCAGAAGAAGAGGCCAAACAAATCGAGCGCCGGCAGCGGCGCGCGCAGCAGGAATTGCAGCTTCAAACCGGCTCAGAAAAAGCCGAAGCGCCCAAGCAAGTCCGCACCGGCGCGAAAATTGGCCGCAATGATCCCTGTCCCTGCGGCTCCGGCAAGAAATACAAGAAGTGCTGCGGCCGCAATTCGTAGCGCCCACCCGCAAGCCGCCGCTTATTGGATTTGGACGTTCCGGCTCATGGCGCTCATCTCGCCGCGCAGCGCTTCCTCGACCACCACGGGCAGACGATACGCTCCCGGCGGCGCTTCCAACGACATCCCGCCATCGATCCCGCTCTTCGCAAATCGCTCGAAGGTCTCCGGCTTCAGCGCCAACTCCATCTGCGCTTCCTTGCCTGCGATCATTTTTCCCTGCGCGTCAAATAGTGCGGCCACGAAGGTGAGCATGTCGACGTGCCGATTATTCTGTAGTTCAAAGGGCAGCTTCTGAATATCGACGTGAGTCTGCACGTTCAGCTTACGAGCGCCATTAGCAGTTGAGGGCTTTTCGCTGACTGTTATAGGAAAATCACTGTGCTGCTGCGAGCTGCGCACCTCTGCGTCAATCTGCTCTTCGGCCGTCGGCTGGCTCGCCTGTTCCTGGGCTTCCTTGGACGGCGCGAAGTAGCCGGGACGAGCCTGGACAGTGAATTTTCCGGGCGCGCTGACGGTCACTTTCAGCTTATGAAATTTCGCGTTGAATTCTTCCTTCCCCGGGACAAAGCCGAGCAGGTACTCGGTTTCCGGGGCGGCGGCAAGAGCATAGTAGCCAGCGGCCAGGTCGTTGCGGTTGTGGAAAAAGCGACCTCCTGTGCCTACCGCAAAGTCGACCATCGCGGCTGTGAGGGTCATCATGGACTGGCCAAAGCTCTGTGCTCTGTACACTGCCTGGTACGCCCCGTCATTTCTGTCTTCGGTTTCCGTGTAAGTGAGCAGGCCTTTCGCATCGAGCGAGTTGATGACAATGTCTGCGTGCAGAGCGTCGTTCAGGATCGAGTCAACCTTATCCTCCAGCGTGCCAGCCAAAAAGCCCGAGGAAGCCAAGACGAGGATACGCTCCCCGGGCCGGTCCGCCAAGCAATCAACTGCAGCTTGCAGAGAATTCAACGTGTCCTGTGACATTTGGCGAACGGAGTCCCATATCTGCTGCGACTCCACTACAATGACCTGCCTCTGATTGGTCGCGCACGTGCCACCGTCACCGAAATTGCCCGTGTCGACGCAGTTGCACTTAATCGCCTCGCCGAGAACCGCCTGGTAGGTGGGAGAGCCTACTATGTTGCCTAGATCAGTAATCGGAGGATTCGGTTCGGTGGAAATGACATAAGCGTCGTAGGGCGTGATGCGCGGGCAGCCGCTGCTCTTGATGGCGCGCCCGTGAAACTTGAGTTCCTCAACGGCGCTGATGATTTCTGGAGCGTTCGGCGTGAAACTCACGGTTTGCAGTCCCGATGAGGTAAAAAGTGCAATTTTGTCGTCAGGGCCTATGCCGGTGCGAAGAAAATTTTCAGCGGCAAGCTGCACATGGCGCATTTCGCCGAACTCGGTGTTCAGATCGTCAAAGTACAGAGCGACATAGCGAGGGCGCGCCGGTGCGGACGGTTGCGCATTCGGCTGCGCGGATGCGGGCGGCGCTACGGCTCCGGAAGCGTCGAATACCTGGCGATGCTCGACGGAAAAGCTGGAAAGGAATTGCTGCTTCCCGTCGTCGTAAATCGCAAAATCGCGCTGAGTCAAGCCACTGACCACTTGCCCTTTGCTGTCTCGAACAACCACGCCGGCCTGGACTTCATTTGTTCGCACCCGCAGCTGTGGAAGAGGCGGGCTGTACGGCCAGCTTCGTATGCTCACTTCGCCAGGGGAGAGAGTTTGTGCCGACGAAATCAGGGCAAGGAAGCCCCATCCTACCGCCGTCACATGAAATCTCAAACCTCTACCCAGCGCGTGCATCGGGTCTCCCTCTGCGCAATAAATCACGAACGTTGTGCTGCCTGAAACACACATGTAGCCTTCCTTGCCTTGTCCTGTAAATGACCGCCGAATTTTCGATCCATTGAGCGCAACGCCCTCTAACGCATCAATCCTGGTGCCTACTTCGGGTACCAACTCTGGAGGGGCAACCAACTCCTGTTTTAATTTTCGACTCTGCAGGAGTAAGCAATATTGAGGCATATATGGACCCATCCCGTTTGCAAGAGCGTTTGAAGTCTGGCGCTTTGGATTGAGACGCGTGCATATATCCGGCCTCGGACTTCTGGAGCAGATCGCTCCCTGGGCCCAGATGGAACCTGCGCTTCTTCTCCTAATCAGATCAGCGGCCCGTTATGGCCCTGCCCCCGCCAGGTTTTGAAGAAGCTGGTCTCCACCAGTTGCGCCATCTTCAGCAGCTCAAGCATCTCTCAGGATTTTTTTTTCTTATCCGAGTTTCTTCTTGTCTTACGCCGCGCGTCGGTACGATTCTCCACGCGCGATCAGCGACCACACGATGCGGGCGTTCTTGTTCGCCAGCGCCACGCAAGCTTTCGACGTGCCTAACCTCCGCTGCTTGTCCGCGATCCAGCGGTTGCGCGTGTCGGTTTTACGACTCGCACGATACACCACCGAGCGTGCCCCGTGGATCAAAAGCGTTCGCAGATAGGGATCACCTCGCTTGCTGATTCCGAACAGGCGCGCCTTTCCTCCTGTGGAGTGCTGCCTGGGAACCAACCCCAGCCAAGCGGCAAACTGTCGCCCGTTCGTAAAGCTCTTTCCGTCGCTTATGGCCGCAACCAGGGCCGTCGCAATCAGTGGCCCGATTCCTTCCACAGCAGCAACCCGCTGGCAAGTCTCGCTGGCACGGTAGATGGCCTGCACCTGTTCGTCGAGGGCTTTGATCTTATCGTCGAGCTGAACGAGTTCTTCATAGAGCGAGGCAAATAACCGTCGGCTGAAATCTGTCAGTTCGTTCTCGGCATCCTCCAGGATCAGTGGCAGGCCACGGCGAAGTTGGCTAATAAACCGGGGTAGGACGATCCCGTACTCCGCCAGCAGACCGCGCACCTGACTGGCCAGTCGTGTGCGCGAACTCACCAGGCGGCTTCGCACGCGATGCAGTGAT
It includes:
- the aspS gene encoding aspartate--tRNA ligase, with the translated sequence MFDSLGDLKRTGYCGDLRVADAGRNVILMGWVHRRRDLGQLIFLDLRDRAGICQVVCNRDKYPEAHTKADEVRPEYVVAVEGRVNRREKPNPEIATGDVEVLATRVCILNNAKTPPFQIEDETTASEETRLRYRYIDLRRRKPHRNIALRHRIVFEIRKALDELGFYEIETPMLTRSTPEGARDYLVPSRVHHGQFYALPQSPQIFKQILMISGMDRYFQIVRCFRDEDLRADRQPEFTQLDLEMSFPRQQDIFEVIERVMERAMSVIGVTVRRPFRHMQYKDALKRYGSDKPDLRFGMELQNVTRFFEPARATFGIEGNVYALVAPGAAAWSRKQLDDLTEQAKSIGAKGVYTIKVSPEGVSSSLEKTLGANALVELAKSVGAKRNDMIFAIAAKEQTPGSDAAATVAGQMRLRLGEQLNLISKDRWEFLWVTGFPLFEWSETDKRWVSAQHPFTGIIEEDLDKLEDEAKRGEVRSKGYDLVLNGVELGSGSIRIHRQDVQARVFKALGLSDETARRRFGFFLDALTYGTPPHGGIALGIDRVAALLAGERSLREIIAFPKTTAAQDLMAESPSEVEEEQLDQLGIMLKPKEKPTASGA
- a CDS encoding VWA domain-containing protein; translation: MCVSGSTTFVIYCAEGDPMHALGRGLRFHVTAVGWGFLALISSAQTLSPGEVSIRSWPYSPPLPQLRVRTNEVQAGVVVRDSKGQVVSGLTQRDFAIYDDGKQQFLSSFSVEHRQVFDASGAVAPPASAQPNAQPSAPARPRYVALYFDDLNTEFGEMRHVQLAAENFLRTGIGPDDKIALFTSSGLQTVSFTPNAPEIISAVEELKFHGRAIKSSGCPRITPYDAYVISTEPNPPITDLGNIVGSPTYQAVLGEAIKCNCVDTGNFGDGGTCATNQRQVIVVESQQIWDSVRQMSQDTLNSLQAAVDCLADRPGERILVLASSGFLAGTLEDKVDSILNDALHADIVINSLDAKGLLTYTETEDRNDGAYQAVYRAQSFGQSMMTLTAAMVDFAVGTGGRFFHNRNDLAAGYYALAAAPETEYLLGFVPGKEEFNAKFHKLKVTVSAPGKFTVQARPGYFAPSKEAQEQASQPTAEEQIDAEVRSSQQHSDFPITVSEKPSTANGARKLNVQTHVDIQKLPFELQNNRHVDMLTFVAALFDAQGKMIAGKEAQMELALKPETFERFAKSGIDGGMSLEAPPGAYRLPVVVEEALRGEMSAMSRNVQIQ
- a CDS encoding gamma carbonic anhydrase family protein — its product is MIRRYRGRTPQIAASAYIDESAVVIGDVQIGEHSSVWPGVVIRGDVHYIRIGARTNIQDGSVLHVMRDQHPLVLGDNVTVGHGVLLHGCTIESRCLIGMGSIILNGAKIGAGSMIAAGTLVTEGAVVPPGSLYMGHPGKLRRALTAEDQASIDNYAQRYVEYKETYRAEAKK
- a CDS encoding Mrp/NBP35 family ATP-binding protein produces the protein MAGNPLTEGVVYDALRTAEDPEHHRGILSLNLVRSLVVREGDISLVVSMLRTEPAYRDALERNIRAAIGRLQGVRSFDLKFDAAGPGARRMPEKEPIRGVKNLIAVASGKGGVGKTTVAVNLAIALQRLGSKVGLLDADVYGPNVPVMLGTTEQPHAPAENIIIPVEAYGVKMISMGLLNPGDRPLIWRGPMLHGVMQQFLRSVQWGELDYLIVDLPPGTGDVQLSLVQSVVLSGAVLVTTPSIVALADVRKAIEMFRQVSVEILGVVENMSYFSCPHCSERIDVFGHGEGERLAKMFGVPFLGEIEIDPQIRIGGDTGKPVAAEGPDSPGAKSVYAVARNVAARVDGISRAASAPVVQIL
- a CDS encoding IS110 family transposase, with amino-acid sequence MKIATIGLDVAKNVFQVHGADAEGRAVLRKRLRRNQVTEFFANLPPCLVGLEACCGSHYWFRVLSRTGHTVRLIAPQFVKPYVKSNKNDANDAEAICEAVSRPQMRFVPAKSIEQQDIQSLHRVRSRLVSSRTRLASQVRGLLAEYGIVLPRFISQLRRGLPLILEDAENELTDFSRRLFASLYEELVQLDDKIKALDEQVQAIYRASETCQRVAAVEGIGPLIATALVAAISDGKSFTNGRQFAAWLGLVPRQHSTGGKARLFGISKRGDPYLRTLLIHGARSVVYRASRKTDTRNRWIADKQRRLGTSKACVALANKNARIVWSLIARGESYRRAA
- the secA gene encoding preprotein translocase subunit SecA; translation: MDADRFVENIIAFFVGTKHERDIEKIQPLVAAINALEPEMEKLADEDFRAKTAELKLKVTSKLEGVEVRDVEYRAKAQAALAEVLVPAFALAREAGRRKLGMRHFDVQLIGGMVLNEGKIAEMKTGEGKTLVATLPAYLNALTGRGVHIVTVNDYLARRDAEWMSPIYRTLGLTVGVIVHDLDDVQRRAAYAADITYGTNNEFGFDYLRDNMKYDLADCVQRGHNFAIVDEVDSILIDEARTPLIISGPAEESTDKYYKIDKIIPKLIKDIDYTLDEKHKTATLTEEGVAKCERLLALPNMYDPQNLETIHHVYQGLRAHSLFTRDVDYVVKEGEVVIVDEFTGRQMPGRRWSDGLHQAIEAKEGVKIERENQTLATVTFQNYFRMYKKLSGMTGTAETEAKEFGKIYGLDVVVIPTNRELIRIENPDVVYRTEAEKLHAIVNGIIQEDGTFAAGVKQLHESGQPVLIGSISIEKSEKIAEELRQAGIPHQVLNAKQHEREGRIVSQAGRKGAVTVSTNMAGRGTDILLGGNPDAMTREYCLKNKLAIPYAPAGSVIGNGNGNDEHPTAETALSETSQEAAASGNGAGNVPMVLFQQEGKIFQVPVEQWKPIYDQYAGQCKAEHDDVVALGGLHILGTERHEARRIDNQLRGRAGRQGDPGSSRFFLSLEDDLLRIFGGERVQKFMYMLGMKEGIPIESRLISKRIENAQKAVEAQNFEARKHLLEYDDVMNKQRETIYSIRRAVLEGKDQKQDILALTESLMTDLVDTYCPREQHPDQWNLTQLSGEILKQFGLDMKAQGVDPMAMNHDQLLDALVEKAKLRYEEKEKQFGPQMIRWLERHITLDIVDAQWKDHLLTLDHLKEGIGLRGYGQVDPLVEFKKEGFTLFEAMMDRIDTEVVRFLYLMQPARPEEEAKQIERRQRRAQQELQLQTGSEKAEAPKQVRTGAKIGRNDPCPCGSGKKYKKCCGRNS
- the hisS gene encoding histidine--tRNA ligase, with product MSEASRTETERRKFRAIKGTRDILPPDTALWNWFEKTARSVMESYNYAEIRTPIFEETELFARSIGAETDVVNKEMYIFPVPMDFALGMNKHNNAAENVQSLSPSERALEQFQYSFALRPEATASVCRAYIEHGMQTLPGNQKLYYVGPMFRRERPQKGRYRQFYQIGAEVLGTSDAPAIDAELIQMLTDLLERCQIEKYTLLINSIGCPDTPERKGCRPKYVELLRAELREPKIFSKLGADSQRRVETNPLRVMDSKLSEEQPIIEKLPKISEHLCADCRAHYEKLKHELTLREVDFTEAPRLVRGLDYYMRTTFEITSPILGAQNALCGGGRYDGLVEMLGGPKGIKGIGFALGEDRFIEAIVDAKKIHATRPLDIFIAWMGDKAYPTAVRLAHVLRGEKHTVELPPEEMKFRKALERADKLGARFVLILGEDEIKSDTVTIKQLSDGKQEKISEDALVDYFRPK